A stretch of the Sphingobacterium thalpophilum genome encodes the following:
- a CDS encoding HU family DNA-binding protein, translating into MTKAEIIAEISNKTGLEKVDVQETVEAFFKVVKNAMIGGENVYVRGFGSFVVKKRAEKTARNISKNTAIIIPEHFVPSFKPAKIFVEKVKNGNK; encoded by the coding sequence ATGACTAAAGCAGAAATTATTGCAGAAATCTCTAACAAAACTGGCTTAGAGAAGGTAGATGTTCAAGAGACCGTAGAGGCGTTCTTTAAAGTGGTCAAAAACGCAATGATCGGTGGAGAAAATGTATATGTAAGAGGTTTTGGTAGCTTCGTAGTCAAAAAAAGAGCTGAGAAGACTGCAAGAAACATTTCAAAAAATACAGCAATCATTATTCCAGAACACTTTGTTCCTAGCTTCAAGCCAGCTAAAATTTTCGTTGAGAAAGTAAAAAATGGCAATAAATAA
- a CDS encoding aminotransferase class I/II-fold pyridoxal phosphate-dependent enzyme, with translation MRILQMTDFTKLNQPTGRTIYLDGREYLFFGGTSYLGLATNPEYTELFIEGLKRYGINNGTSRSNNVQQAIFDEAEQYAAQRFGFEYSLLLSSGYLAAQFVVKALSAEGELLYAPSCHPSLWKNQNPDVSGNFENWGKQTVDYINQASETSFVIISNSLDNMTPMRYDFSIFSRISKEKKVVLLLDDSHGIGVLYKDGLSLLPQDLPEGNIELIVVASLAKGLATDAGLILANKKRIEAFRRSNFYTGASPSSPAALHAFVYGEHIYRQQFDRLQANILHFANVSAGKCNLKSIPHFPVFSSQDTGLYTRLVEAGILVSSFPYPLPTDPLLNRIVINAHHKPEDLELLGKAMSIS, from the coding sequence ATGAGAATTTTGCAGATGACGGATTTTACGAAGCTTAATCAGCCTACCGGGCGAACCATATATCTAGACGGAAGAGAATACCTTTTTTTCGGAGGAACTTCTTATTTGGGTTTGGCAACCAATCCCGAATATACCGAACTTTTTATTGAAGGACTAAAGCGGTACGGTATTAACAATGGAACCTCGCGCAGTAATAATGTTCAGCAGGCGATATTTGACGAGGCCGAACAATATGCCGCACAGCGCTTTGGTTTTGAATACAGCTTGCTGCTGTCAAGTGGTTATCTGGCGGCACAATTTGTCGTAAAAGCATTATCAGCAGAGGGCGAACTGCTGTATGCCCCCTCCTGTCACCCTTCCCTGTGGAAAAATCAAAACCCTGATGTCAGCGGCAATTTTGAGAATTGGGGTAAGCAAACCGTCGACTATATTAACCAGGCATCGGAAACATCATTTGTTATCATCAGCAATAGCTTGGATAACATGACACCGATGCGGTATGACTTTAGCATTTTTAGCCGGATTTCAAAGGAAAAAAAAGTTGTGCTATTGCTGGACGATTCTCACGGTATCGGTGTATTATATAAAGATGGACTTTCTTTGCTCCCTCAAGATCTGCCGGAAGGAAATATCGAGCTGATTGTTGTGGCTTCATTGGCAAAGGGCCTAGCTACCGACGCAGGCTTGATTTTGGCGAATAAGAAGCGTATAGAGGCATTCAGGAGATCCAACTTCTATACCGGCGCATCGCCAAGTTCTCCCGCCGCGCTCCACGCCTTTGTATATGGTGAACACATTTATAGGCAACAATTTGATAGATTACAGGCGAATATTCTTCACTTTGCGAATGTTAGCGCTGGAAAGTGTAACTTAAAGTCAATACCTCACTTCCCAGTTTTTTCATCGCAAGATACCGGGCTCTATACAAGGCTAGTGGAGGCCGGAATACTGGTGTCGAGTTTTCCGTATCCCTTGCCCACAGATCCTCTATTGAATCGGATTGTCATCAATGCACACCATAAACCGGAAGATTTGGAACTCCTGGGCAAGGCGATGAGCATATCTTGA
- a CDS encoding Rne/Rng family ribonuclease, whose product MVKELIIDSTPDKGVTIALLQDKQLVELNREPANNNFAVGDIYLGRIKRIMPGLNAAFVDVGYEKDAFLHYLDLGPQVQSLLKLTRIVKNGSYQEKLLNSLKLEKDIDKAGKISDVLSKNMLVPVQIAKEPISTKGPRLSSDLSIAGRFVVLVPFSSTVSISKRIKGSNERNRLKKIVEGIKPPNFGVIIRTVSEGKGVEELQRDLLDLISKWELFTKRLRNAEPPQKVLGEMDRASTILRDILTDEFSHIYVNDPSIFEETKSYIHDISPDLEKIVKLYKHKEPIFDHFGVEKQIKAAFGKTVTLPGGAYLVIEHTEALHVIDVNSGNRSANKENQEDNALLVNMEAAKEIARQLRLRDMGGIVVIDFIDMHKPNHRKELYTFLKECMASDRARHTILPPSKFGLVQITRQRVRPEMNIVTNEKCPACDGTGEIRSSIVLMDDIENNLSFILQEQNEKKVTLCVHPYIDAYIKSGLISKRMKWFMKYGKWIKVNPMTSYYLTEFHFFNAKDEEIKL is encoded by the coding sequence TTGGTAAAGGAATTAATTATCGATTCAACTCCTGATAAAGGGGTAACTATTGCTTTACTACAAGACAAGCAGCTGGTTGAGCTTAACCGCGAACCCGCCAATAATAATTTTGCTGTCGGAGATATCTATCTCGGACGTATCAAGCGGATTATGCCGGGATTAAACGCGGCGTTCGTAGATGTAGGCTACGAAAAGGACGCTTTCCTACATTATCTGGATCTGGGTCCTCAAGTGCAGTCGTTGCTCAAACTTACGCGTATAGTGAAGAATGGCAGTTATCAAGAGAAACTGCTCAATAGTTTAAAACTTGAAAAGGATATCGATAAAGCTGGCAAGATCTCTGATGTCTTGAGCAAGAACATGCTTGTGCCAGTACAAATCGCCAAAGAACCCATCTCAACAAAAGGACCTCGTCTGAGTTCAGACCTTTCAATAGCCGGTCGTTTTGTCGTTTTGGTGCCTTTCTCAAGTACTGTTTCCATTTCCAAACGTATCAAAGGCAGCAATGAACGCAACCGCCTTAAGAAGATTGTGGAAGGAATAAAACCACCAAACTTTGGTGTAATTATCCGTACCGTCTCTGAAGGTAAAGGCGTCGAAGAGCTGCAACGTGATCTATTGGACCTGATCTCAAAATGGGAGCTATTTACCAAACGTCTTCGGAATGCTGAACCGCCTCAAAAGGTTCTCGGTGAAATGGATCGTGCATCCACTATTCTCCGCGATATCTTGACAGACGAGTTTTCGCATATTTATGTTAATGATCCTTCGATCTTCGAAGAAACAAAATCATATATACACGATATATCTCCGGATCTGGAAAAAATTGTGAAGCTTTACAAACATAAAGAACCGATTTTTGACCATTTTGGAGTTGAGAAGCAAATCAAGGCAGCTTTTGGCAAAACGGTAACATTACCGGGTGGTGCGTATCTTGTCATCGAGCATACGGAAGCCCTTCATGTCATCGATGTCAATAGTGGTAACCGCTCTGCCAATAAGGAGAATCAGGAAGACAACGCATTGCTGGTCAATATGGAAGCAGCAAAGGAAATTGCGCGACAACTGCGCTTGCGTGATATGGGTGGAATTGTAGTCATCGATTTTATCGATATGCATAAACCCAATCATCGAAAAGAGTTGTATACGTTCTTAAAAGAGTGTATGGCTTCGGATAGAGCGCGACATACGATTTTACCACCCAGCAAATTTGGCTTGGTGCAGATCACCCGTCAGCGCGTAAGGCCTGAAATGAATATCGTCACAAATGAGAAATGTCCCGCTTGTGATGGTACAGGTGAAATCCGCTCAAGTATTGTCCTGATGGATGATATAGAAAATAATTTGAGTTTTATTCTTCAGGAACAGAACGAAAAAAAGGTGACCTTATGTGTTCACCCTTATATAGACGCCTACATTAAGTCTGGTCTGATCTCAAAAAGAATGAAATGGTTTATGAAGTACGGTAAATGGATCAAAGTAAATCCAATGACGTCATATTATCTAACTGAATTCCACTTCTTCAACGCAAAAGATGAGGAAATCAAGTTATAA
- the miaA gene encoding tRNA (adenosine(37)-N6)-dimethylallyltransferase MiaA — MIDRLDHILSLLGHSVTSREKVIVILGPTASGKTKLAVQLAQQINGEVISADSRQIYRHMDIGTGKDLAEYQDIPYHLINIREPGEHYNLGHFISDFHHAYQSILKRGKQAILCGGTGLYLQSVIQRNPYAQIPSIAGFKEALADQPTSVLQERLDDYDVPADFRIDRSTKKRIIRAIEIMEFFQQHPGFAIQQKSLDTIVFGLNPSLEQRRASISGRLRQRLHTGFLEEVQQLLTAGISHEQLQYYGLEYKYASLYLLGQMDHESFVTKLETEIHRYAKRQMTYFRKMEKDGIRIHWI, encoded by the coding sequence GTGATAGACAGATTAGACCATATACTTTCTCTTTTGGGGCACAGCGTGACCTCAAGAGAGAAAGTTATTGTTATCCTTGGCCCCACGGCATCCGGAAAAACAAAATTGGCCGTACAGCTTGCCCAGCAGATAAACGGTGAAGTTATCAGCGCTGATTCGAGACAGATCTACCGCCATATGGATATTGGCACGGGGAAAGATCTGGCAGAATACCAGGATATTCCTTATCATCTCATCAATATTCGCGAACCCGGAGAACACTATAATCTCGGCCATTTCATTAGCGATTTTCATCACGCTTACCAATCCATTTTAAAGAGAGGCAAACAGGCGATTTTATGTGGTGGTACTGGTTTATACCTACAGAGTGTCATCCAGCGGAATCCGTATGCACAGATCCCTAGCATAGCAGGTTTCAAAGAGGCTCTGGCTGACCAGCCAACGTCAGTTTTGCAGGAGCGCCTGGATGATTATGATGTACCGGCCGACTTTCGCATAGACCGTTCAACCAAAAAGCGGATTATCCGAGCTATTGAAATCATGGAGTTCTTTCAACAACATCCGGGCTTTGCCATCCAACAAAAGAGCCTGGATACGATAGTCTTCGGGCTCAACCCTTCCCTTGAACAACGACGGGCGAGTATTAGCGGAAGACTTCGGCAAAGACTACACACGGGATTTCTAGAGGAGGTGCAACAGCTGCTAACCGCCGGGATCTCTCACGAGCAATTGCAATACTATGGCCTTGAATATAAATACGCCTCCTTGTATTTATTGGGGCAGATGGATCATGAAAGCTTTGTTACAAAACTGGAGACCGAAATCCACCGTTACGCCAAACGGCAGATGACCTATTTCCGGAAAATGGAGAAAGATGGCATCCGGATCCATTGGATATAA
- a CDS encoding trimeric intracellular cation channel family protein, protein MITDANYFYLSDLLGTLFFAISGTLSAKRKDIDIFGAAFLGFVTAIGGGSMRDVFLNLRPVWVNDSNYLIAIFLGILIAIIFNRQLYSYYRTLTLFDAIGISFFTILGVQKSLNYESSVYAAIIFGMFTSVCGGMIRDILLNETPLIFKKEVYATACLAGGLMYILLVHLHLDVSWAAFIGAAVVFMIRMTAVKYKLYLPRLD, encoded by the coding sequence ATGATAACGGATGCCAACTACTTTTATCTGAGCGATTTGCTTGGTACTTTATTTTTTGCAATATCGGGGACTTTGTCTGCCAAACGAAAAGACATAGATATCTTCGGCGCGGCTTTTCTGGGCTTTGTGACAGCCATTGGCGGAGGATCTATGCGCGATGTCTTTTTGAATTTACGGCCGGTCTGGGTAAACGACAGTAATTATTTAATTGCTATCTTCTTGGGAATTCTGATTGCGATTATTTTCAACAGGCAATTATACAGTTATTACCGAACCCTTACACTTTTTGATGCAATTGGAATCAGCTTTTTTACCATTTTGGGGGTACAAAAATCATTGAATTACGAAAGCAGTGTATATGCGGCGATCATCTTCGGTATGTTTACTTCGGTATGTGGTGGCATGATACGCGACATTTTGCTGAATGAAACGCCTCTGATTTTTAAGAAGGAGGTCTATGCGACCGCCTGTCTGGCAGGTGGACTGATGTATATCTTGCTAGTGCACCTCCACTTGGATGTATCCTGGGCAGCATTTATAGGCGCCGCCGTTGTGTTTATGATCCGCATGACCGCTGTCAAATATAAGTTGTATTTACCCCGGCTGGACTGA
- a CDS encoding BamA/TamA family outer membrane protein: MKSALPFFLLFLSLHSFAQQQDMSAGHNGLPLSPAVIKDSITVVANAKYGTAGGFKRFFLGENYRKEWAAPTTLPRLQLSRLYGGLTPVKQGGGMQSVSLRLQDSSGRQWALRSVNKRTESLIPEELHGTFVQDVLDDATSAQHPYSALMIPPLAHAVHVPYAHPVIGVVAPDTILGEYAPLFENTVALLEEREPLGDSDNSPKAVRKMQEDNDDDFKAKAYLRARMLDVIVSDWDRHEDQWRWYNENQDTDDKDKDYIPIPRDRDQALRVTQGLLMKDIYQRFVNPVMQGFTMGIPNIKYSLFKSKFLNAHPSNQLPHKEWSKEVNQFVSRLTDSVLRQSVNSLPQSSIAIRGEQIYQTLQSRRDALPAAMETYYRFINTIVDIHLSDKNERVEVKSTGKKGLKVNVSKINKEGKVTKTLMDKTYDKGLTKEIRLYLGAGSDTVFVNNRNSPIKLRIIGDSLPKTYVVTNSRSSIKLYENSKNSLFLGKKERIKLHRSKDSSNIQFVPVNLYNSWLPLLTAGYNADDGFSLGLGAAYTHQRGFRKTPFTYKQQITVAAAFRTGAYKIHYRGEWQDVVGNADLVLDALAKAPDNTQNFFGVGNNSLFLKEQHGAKYYRSRFNIFNVNPQLRWHSGSSLQYAVGPHIQFYHLDPAENQDRFILNPQALHSYDSLSITNDKFFTGLNAFLTHDSRNRKVNPSKGLYINAILNSYLGLNKYSRNSAQISGEFAGYFSAFDEGLILANRVGGGTVIGNPAFYQYLFLGGHENLRGFRQYRFAGEQMVYNNLEARVKIHDVKSYVLPGELGVMGMYDIGKVWAHGYNSNRIHQGIGAGLYYIVANALPLHVVMAKSNEGWYPYFSTGFRF, translated from the coding sequence ATGAAATCGGCCTTACCTTTCTTTTTACTTTTCCTATCCTTGCATTCCTTTGCTCAGCAGCAAGACATGTCGGCAGGACATAACGGCCTTCCGCTTAGCCCCGCAGTGATCAAAGATAGTATAACCGTAGTTGCCAATGCTAAGTACGGAACAGCGGGAGGGTTCAAAAGATTCTTTCTTGGAGAGAATTACCGAAAAGAATGGGCAGCTCCAACCACCCTGCCACGATTACAGCTTTCGAGGCTGTATGGTGGACTGACCCCCGTGAAACAGGGTGGGGGCATGCAATCCGTCTCGCTGCGGCTGCAAGATTCCAGCGGTCGTCAATGGGCGCTTCGTTCAGTCAACAAACGTACGGAATCGCTGATCCCGGAAGAGTTGCATGGTACCTTTGTGCAGGATGTTCTGGATGATGCAACAAGCGCTCAGCACCCGTATTCGGCCTTGATGATTCCACCTCTGGCCCATGCAGTCCATGTACCATATGCGCATCCAGTGATTGGCGTAGTCGCTCCGGACACGATTTTAGGTGAATATGCTCCGCTTTTTGAAAATACTGTAGCCCTATTGGAAGAAAGAGAGCCGTTAGGCGATTCGGACAACAGTCCAAAGGCGGTCCGTAAGATGCAGGAAGATAATGATGATGACTTTAAAGCCAAGGCTTATCTACGTGCGCGTATGTTGGATGTCATCGTTAGCGACTGGGACCGACACGAAGACCAATGGCGATGGTACAACGAGAATCAGGATACCGATGATAAGGACAAAGATTATATTCCCATTCCAAGGGACCGCGACCAGGCATTACGGGTTACGCAAGGATTGTTGATGAAAGACATTTACCAGCGTTTTGTAAACCCGGTCATGCAAGGATTCACCATGGGAATCCCCAACATCAAATATTCATTATTTAAGTCCAAATTTTTGAATGCCCATCCCAGCAACCAGCTTCCGCATAAAGAATGGTCGAAAGAAGTCAATCAATTTGTTTCCCGTCTGACGGACTCGGTACTCCGGCAATCGGTCAACAGTCTCCCCCAATCATCCATAGCGATTCGTGGCGAGCAGATTTACCAAACACTTCAGAGTAGGCGGGATGCGCTACCGGCGGCGATGGAAACCTATTACCGTTTTATCAATACTATCGTGGATATCCATCTTAGTGATAAAAACGAAAGGGTAGAAGTTAAAAGCACGGGCAAAAAAGGCCTCAAAGTGAACGTCTCGAAGATAAACAAGGAGGGAAAAGTTACCAAAACACTAATGGACAAAACCTACGATAAAGGTTTGACCAAAGAAATACGCTTATATTTAGGCGCAGGAAGTGACACCGTTTTCGTCAACAACCGTAATTCGCCCATAAAACTTCGTATCATTGGCGACAGCTTACCCAAAACCTATGTTGTCACAAACAGCAGGTCCAGCATAAAACTTTATGAAAACTCCAAAAATTCGCTCTTTTTAGGTAAAAAAGAGCGAATCAAGCTGCATCGCAGCAAGGACAGTTCAAATATCCAGTTTGTACCGGTTAACCTGTACAATTCCTGGTTACCTTTGCTTACCGCAGGATACAATGCTGACGACGGTTTCTCCTTGGGCTTAGGTGCGGCGTACACCCATCAGCGGGGATTTCGGAAAACACCTTTCACCTACAAACAACAGATTACGGTTGCCGCGGCATTTAGAACAGGAGCCTATAAAATCCATTATCGTGGCGAATGGCAGGACGTTGTGGGCAACGCTGACTTGGTGCTCGATGCCTTGGCAAAAGCACCGGACAACACGCAAAACTTCTTCGGTGTCGGTAACAATTCCTTATTTCTAAAGGAGCAACATGGGGCAAAATATTACCGCAGCCGTTTCAATATTTTTAACGTTAATCCTCAGTTGAGATGGCATTCTGGATCTTCATTGCAGTATGCAGTAGGCCCACACATCCAATTTTATCATCTGGACCCAGCAGAAAACCAGGACCGCTTTATCTTAAATCCACAGGCCCTACACTCTTATGACAGCCTGTCTATCACCAATGACAAGTTTTTCACGGGACTGAACGCTTTCCTGACCCATGACAGCCGCAACCGCAAGGTCAACCCCAGCAAGGGGCTATATATCAACGCAATATTGAATTCCTATCTGGGCCTGAATAAATACTCCCGCAACTCGGCTCAGATAAGTGGCGAATTCGCAGGCTATTTTAGCGCGTTCGACGAAGGCCTTATTCTCGCCAATCGGGTAGGAGGTGGTACCGTCATCGGAAACCCCGCATTTTACCAGTATTTATTTCTTGGAGGCCACGAAAATTTGCGGGGTTTCCGTCAGTATAGATTTGCCGGGGAGCAGATGGTTTATAATAATCTGGAAGCACGGGTGAAAATACATGATGTGAAGAGTTATGTTCTGCCGGGCGAACTGGGAGTCATGGGAATGTATGATATCGGCAAAGTATGGGCACATGGGTACAACAGCAATAGGATCCATCAAGGCATAGGGGCCGGCTTATATTACATTGTAGCGAATGCATTACCGTTACATGTTGTCATGGCCAAATCCAACGAAGGCTGGTATCCTTACTTTAGTACTGGGTTCCGATTTTAA
- the def gene encoding peptide deformylase produces the protein MKLPIVAYGDPVLRKVADEIDEDYPDLKKLIDDMFDTMYAAHGVGLAAPQVGLPIRLFVIDATPFAEDDVENQELLKSFKKVFINPIMVEESGEKWAFGEGCLSIPDINEDVLRHKNIRINYLDENFEEHEVELTGLAARVVQHEYDHIEGKLFTDKLSTLKKTMLKSKLDAISKGNIRVGYKMRFPQQKKKR, from the coding sequence ATGAAACTTCCGATAGTAGCTTACGGCGACCCGGTATTGCGCAAGGTCGCTGATGAGATAGATGAAGATTATCCAGATTTGAAGAAATTAATCGATGACATGTTTGACACCATGTATGCCGCACATGGTGTGGGGCTGGCTGCACCGCAGGTTGGCTTACCCATACGTCTGTTTGTCATCGATGCCACGCCTTTTGCAGAGGATGACGTGGAGAATCAAGAATTGCTTAAATCCTTTAAGAAGGTTTTTATCAATCCCATTATGGTTGAAGAATCCGGTGAAAAATGGGCTTTTGGTGAGGGCTGTTTAAGTATACCTGATATCAACGAAGATGTGTTGCGCCACAAAAATATTCGGATCAATTATTTGGATGAGAATTTTGAAGAGCACGAAGTCGAGCTTACTGGACTGGCGGCCCGCGTCGTACAGCATGAATATGACCACATCGAAGGTAAGCTTTTTACCGATAAATTGAGCACGCTGAAGAAGACCATGCTGAAAAGCAAACTGGATGCTATTTCTAAAGGTAATATTCGGGTAGGCTACAAAATGCGGTTCCCACAGCAAAAGAAAAAGCGTTAG
- a CDS encoding tetratricopeptide repeat protein, whose amino-acid sequence MAKTKQIIVVGAVVALVAVLFAQPIKGLVDKEKHTAAASESEPSNEVNLENISSMTKQGLDASLVKEISDIEAQVAKASGEEKIKLLQQLANKWDDVAKPAPQAFVYEEMAKLSPKFDYWLKAGNAYRAAYTNLQDSTLAQALNQNAIRAYEAALKANSSSLDAKTGLGAAMVSGTNNPMAGIALLREVVAADPKNLEANKTLGLFSLQSRQFDKAIERFKTVIDQKPDAESYFYLATGYENIGMKNDAITAFQKSKELAADPSLSQFIDRKIAELSK is encoded by the coding sequence ATGGCGAAAACCAAACAGATAATAGTAGTCGGAGCAGTCGTAGCGTTGGTTGCAGTGCTTTTTGCGCAACCTATTAAAGGTTTGGTGGACAAAGAAAAACACACTGCTGCAGCATCTGAATCCGAACCTTCCAACGAAGTGAACCTGGAAAATATCTCTTCGATGACAAAACAGGGGTTAGATGCTAGTTTAGTCAAAGAAATTTCCGATATTGAGGCCCAGGTTGCAAAGGCTTCTGGCGAAGAGAAGATAAAGCTGTTGCAACAGTTGGCAAATAAGTGGGACGATGTTGCAAAGCCTGCCCCTCAGGCATTTGTCTATGAGGAGATGGCCAAGCTTTCACCCAAATTTGATTATTGGCTGAAAGCGGGTAATGCTTATCGTGCTGCTTATACAAATTTGCAGGATTCTACTTTAGCTCAGGCGTTGAACCAAAATGCCATCCGTGCATATGAGGCTGCGTTAAAAGCCAATTCAAGTAGTCTGGATGCAAAAACAGGATTAGGTGCCGCAATGGTATCAGGTACAAACAATCCAATGGCAGGTATTGCCTTATTGCGGGAGGTTGTAGCCGCTGATCCTAAAAATTTAGAAGCAAACAAAACTTTGGGATTGTTTTCTCTACAGTCCCGTCAGTTTGACAAAGCCATCGAGCGTTTTAAGACCGTCATCGATCAGAAACCCGATGCAGAGTCATACTTTTACTTAGCCACAGGCTATGAAAATATTGGGATGAAAAATGATGCCATAACTGCTTTTCAAAAAAGTAAGGAACTGGCAGCTGATCCGTCCCTATCACAATTCATCGATCGAAAGATCGCGGAATTGAGCAAGTAA
- a CDS encoding Gfo/Idh/MocA family protein — translation MKRKLRMGMVGGGNDAFIGAVHRIAAFMDGKIELVCGAFSIDPQISKQSGEDLFVAPERVYLNYEEMIEKESLLPEGERMDFVTIVTPNFLHFAPAKLAMEKGFDVVVEKPMTVSVEEAKELQATVERTGRTLCLTHTYSGYPMVKQAKAMIKEGHFGKIRKIVVEYPQGWLSRLTEREGNAGAAWRADPKRSGKSLVMGDIGTHAAHLAEYVSGLKIQELCADLTTFVEGRLLDDDGSVLLRFENGAKGVLMASQISAGEENAVRIRIYGEKGGLEWANEDPNNLIIKMLDQPRQLYRTGNAYAAPYTLSSFATHNTRVPAGHPEGLLESFANIYRNFASTVTAKREGRTPTPEEQDFPTVYDGVRGMAFIDTVVKNNEGTEKWTKFVV, via the coding sequence ATGAAGAGAAAACTTCGCATGGGTATGGTCGGAGGTGGAAATGACGCCTTTATTGGGGCCGTACACCGTATCGCCGCTTTTATGGATGGTAAGATTGAATTGGTCTGTGGTGCTTTCAGTATAGATCCACAAATTTCAAAACAATCTGGAGAAGACTTATTTGTAGCTCCCGAACGTGTATATCTGAATTATGAAGAGATGATCGAAAAGGAATCTTTGCTTCCAGAAGGCGAGCGTATGGATTTTGTAACGATTGTTACTCCTAACTTTTTACACTTTGCCCCAGCCAAACTGGCAATGGAAAAGGGATTTGACGTTGTTGTCGAAAAACCAATGACCGTATCTGTTGAGGAAGCCAAAGAACTGCAAGCGACGGTTGAGCGTACGGGCCGTACACTATGCCTTACACATACGTATTCGGGCTACCCCATGGTCAAGCAAGCGAAAGCCATGATCAAAGAAGGACATTTTGGAAAAATAAGAAAAATCGTTGTTGAATACCCGCAGGGCTGGTTAAGCCGTTTGACGGAGCGTGAAGGCAATGCCGGTGCGGCCTGGCGTGCAGACCCAAAACGTTCGGGAAAATCGCTGGTTATGGGTGATATCGGTACGCATGCAGCGCACCTTGCGGAATACGTTTCGGGGTTAAAGATTCAGGAGCTATGCGCTGACCTCACTACTTTTGTTGAAGGGCGCTTACTCGACGACGACGGTTCGGTATTGCTACGCTTCGAGAATGGCGCAAAAGGCGTATTGATGGCTTCACAGATTTCTGCGGGAGAAGAAAACGCTGTCCGTATCCGCATTTACGGCGAAAAAGGCGGATTGGAGTGGGCCAATGAGGATCCAAATAATCTGATCATCAAGATGCTGGATCAGCCGCGCCAGCTGTACCGTACCGGAAATGCCTATGCAGCTCCCTATACATTGAGTTCCTTTGCGACACACAATACCCGTGTGCCGGCAGGTCACCCAGAGGGCTTACTGGAATCCTTTGCCAATATCTACCGTAACTTTGCTTCGACTGTGACAGCCAAACGTGAGGGCAGGACACCTACCCCCGAAGAGCAGGATTTCCCGACAGTATACGACGGCGTAAGAGGTATGGCCTTTATCGATACCGTAGTTAAAAATAACGAGGGAACAGAAAAATGGACTAAATTTGTCGTGTGA